From Polyodon spathula isolate WHYD16114869_AA chromosome 24, ASM1765450v1, whole genome shotgun sequence, one genomic window encodes:
- the LOC121299242 gene encoding alpha- and gamma-adaptin-binding protein p34-like: MASGPCALITSCDPGFVEEALVKQIIAGDGPLGPSSQTGEVRWYPWTINNKYYMADIHLCAVPNRFLVTSEIAEGVQAFIVYFDSNTKSGLDSVSLWLPLAEDWSPEVLILVCDRVSENGVNRQTAQEWCIAHGFELVELNPEEVPDEGDDFPESTGIKRIVQALNANVWSNMEMKDERNQGFGLMSSLVGSRHSNGAAHSHEPHSHRSADSGTETSSEDSRRNAAPDPDTQIDTLVDPMLDMDIQELASLTTGDADVENFERLFSKLKEMKDKAVTLPHDQRKLHAEKVAKAFWMAIGGDEDEIEGLSEDDN, encoded by the exons ATGGCTTCAGGACCTTGTGCGCTTATTACGAGCTGCGATCCGGGCTTTGTGGAGGAGGCGCTCGTTAAGC AAATCATTGCTGGTGATGGTCCTTTAGGACCCTCCTCCCAGACTGGAGAAGTCAGATGGTATCCCTGGACGataaacaacaaatattacatGGCAGACATCCACCTGTGCGCCGTACCCAACAGATTCCTCGTCACATCTGAGATCGCTGAGGGCGTGCAAGCATTCATTGTGTATTTCGACAGCAACACA AAATCTGGCCTGGACAGTGTGTCGTTATGGCTTCCCTTGGCAGAAGACTGGTCCCCTGAGGTGCTGATCCTGGTCTGTGATCGCGTGTCAGAGAATG gtgtgaacagacagacagcccaGGAGTGGTGTATCGCACATGGCTTTGAACTGGTGGAGCTCAACCCAGAAGAGGTCCCCGACGAAGGCg ATGACTTTCCAGAGTCCACAGGGATAAAGAGGATTGTTCAAGCCCTGAACGCAAACGTGTGGTCCAACATGGAGATGAAAGATG AAAGAAACCAGGGCTTTGGCCTCATGAGCAGCCTGGTGGGGTCACGTCACAGCAACGGAGCTGCGCACAGCCACGAGCCACAT TCACACAGGTCTGCAGATAGTGGCACTGAAACTAGTTCAGAGGACAGCAGGAGAAATGCTGCTCCAGATCCTGACACTCAGATCGACACGCTTGTAG ATCCCATGCTGGATATGGATATCCAGGAACTGGCCAGTCTAACCACAGGGGATGCAGACGTGGAGAACTTTGAAAGATTGTTTTCTAAGTTAAAAGAAATGAAAG atAAGGCAGTAACACTACCTCATGATCAAAGAAAGCTGCATGCTGAAAAG GTCGCCAAGGCATTTTGGATGGCGATTGGTGGAGACGAAGATGAAATTGAGGGACTGTCAGAAGATGACAATTAA